Within Vicia villosa cultivar HV-30 ecotype Madison, WI linkage group LG1, Vvil1.0, whole genome shotgun sequence, the genomic segment TAATATGTGTAACTATATCCCTATCAGCACTATCTTTTCTATACACACTACAATTTCTCATATTCCAAACAGCATACATTGTTTCCGCAAGCACCACTTTTAGGAAGTTCCTTCTCCAATTTACACTCTTACACATTTTAATAGCCCATTTTATTTCCTGCATCCACCCTGTGATCATATGCTCTATGTTTAGCTAGCTCAACATCTCTTGCCAAATCCACTTAGTGCCACGACAGTCAAAGAAAAGATGATGTAGTGTTTCCTTTTCCTCACAGAATTCGCATTTCTCCTCATGGATCAAGCCAAATTTTTGAGCCTATCTTTTGTTGCAAGTCTCCCATGACAAGCAGACCACAACACAACTTTTGCTTTTGGCCTCGCATAGTTACCAAACAATAAACCCCTCCATTCAACAACTTGTTTTTGTTCCAGCAACTGCCAATATAACAATCTTGTATTAAACTTTTCTTTCTGAAGCATCTCTCTCCAGAGCCCATTATTCTTTACATAGTTCCTCATCTTTAGGATGCCTTTGAAGATCCAAGACTGTGACTCCTTATGAGGAAGGTCCATGATGTCTTCCTCTTTAGTGTAGTACATATGAATCCATCTTACCCACATGTTgtctttcttcttgcatagatTCCATAGAAATCTCACCATACATGCCCTGTTCCAAGCCTGAATATTAATGACATTCAGACCACCCTGTTTTTGAGGAACACAGACCTTCTCCCAAGCTATGGGTGATTTCCTAGCCTTGTGATCCTTCACTGTCTAGAAAAAACCTCTACACATAGCTTCAGCCCTTTTGATCACCTCTTTGGAATTGGAATGCACTGCATCCAATAGTTTACAGTTCCAAAAATCGTGCTCTGTATCATCTGCAGTCTACCAGCATAGCTCAAGAGGTGGGAGCTCCAATGCCTTAACCTACTGCCTATTTTGTCACATAACTCCAAACAATGTTGGTTGCTCAGCTTTCTACTCATAAGAGGAATACCCAAGTATCGAAAAGGAAGCTCACCTCTGCTGAAACCGGTCTCTCTCTCAATCAGATCCATGACTGCCTGCTCCAAACCACCATAGTATGCTCTACATTTAGCTAGGTTAACATACAGACCTGTGGATCTAGAAAAACTATTAAAgcaattcatcatcatcatctgtaCAGACTTCTTATCACCCCTGGAAAATAACAACAAATCATCAGCAAAACTTAAGTCAACCAACTTTATCTTTTCATAGTTTTTGTGGAATTTGAACTCATGATTTCTGCTCAACACTTCCATCTTCCTATGTAAGTATTCCATAAGGATCACAAACAACAAGGGGATATAGGATCCCCTTGTCTCAAACCCTTTGCAGCCTTCATACACTTTGTATTATGACCATTTACATTGAATTGATAAGTCACAGTTGTAACCACCTGCATTATCCACCCAATAACTCTCCTAGGGAAACCAACCTCAGCAAGAATGTGTTTTAGAGCTATCCAATCTACAGAATCATATGCCTTCTTTATATCCATTTGTAGCATACACCTAGGCATCCCTCCTTTTCTGCTGTACCCTCGAATGAGTTCATAGGCAATGAGGACATGTTCATGGATATTCTGCCCAGGGATGAATGCTGCCTGGTTCCTGCTAATAATACTAGGTAAATTCTTGCTAATTATTCCTGCCATTACCTTTGATATGATCTTGTATGGTGTGGTGAAACAGGATATGGGCCTAAAATCTTTCAGCTTACTAGCCTGGGCATGTTTAGGGATCAGTGTGACCAAGGTAGTATTGATTCTCTGGTCCAGCTTTCCTTCCTCAAAGAAAGCTCTCATAGTCTTCATTATATCCTCTTTGACAGTACTCCAAGAAGCCTTAAAGAACTTTGCCCCATACCCATCAACCCCTGGTGCTTTAAGGTCCCTAAGGCTCTTAAGAGCTGTCTCCACTTCCTTCTTAGTAACAGTACTGCCAAACATTTTCCTTTGCTCACAATTTAACTATTTACCTGCCCTCATAGCTCTAATGTCAATTCCTTCCAGACCTGTATCAGCAGTGCCCATCAATTTTCCAAAGAAATCCATAACTTCCTCTTCAAAATCTCTCTGCTCAGTTATCTCAGTGCCATCTTCTCTACAGAGTTTGCTTATGAATTTCTATTTTTGCCTTTCTTTCAAGGAAGCATGGAAGAAAGCATTTTTTCCATCCCCAAGCCTTATCCAATCCACCTTTGCTCTTTGCCTCAAAATTTGCTCTTCAGTATGATTCAGGTTGAGAAGTTCCTCCTTGCAAGTCTTCTCCTCCCTAATGAGCTCCTTGTTCATTCTATCCTGTCATTATGAGCTATAGTCAACTTTTCTCTACATTGATCAATCTGCCTCTTTATACCAATAAGAGGTTTACCCAGTCCTCTCACCACAGCTTTCAATCTAATGAGCTTGTTCCAAAGATGTTTATGTTGAGATCCCTTAACATGCCTATGCCAACTCTTTGTTATAGCTTCCTGGTACCCATTCATACTAGTTACAGCATTTAGAAATCTGAAGCACTTCCTAGCCTTCTTTCTCACTGCATCATCTTTAATATAAATCAAAGCATGATCAGAAATACCTGGCTCCATAGTATGCACAGTCTTATTATGATTTTGTTGAATCCATTCAATATTTCCTAGTACCCTGTCAATACAAGAGTAGATGGGATCCTGAGTATGTTTATTGAACCAAGTAAATTTATCACCTTGTCTCTCTATATCAAACAAACCAGTCTCCTCCATCATGTCCCTGAGATCTTTGAACTCATGTTCCTTCACCTCTTTACCACCAATTCTATCCTGCACCCCTAACACATTGTTAAAGTCTCCAAGGACACACTAAGGGCCAATTTGGTTTGCTCCAACCTTACCTATATCTTTCCAGAGCACTTTCCTTTTCTCCAGATTATTAGAGGCATACACAGCTGTGAGCCAGTTTAAAAACTCACCTCTCACATTGTACATCCTACAGTGAATCATTTGCTCAGTCATAGTGATCTCCTCAAGATTAACTCTCTTTGGATCCCACACAATCCAAATTCTACCATTGTCATGATGTTTGTAGTTATTAATAACATTCCAATTATTACCAAGCCTCTTTCTACAATTGTCTGCTTTTCCACTTTTTACTATAGTCTCTAACAAAATAGCAATATCAGGTTGCAAATCAAGAATACGGGAGTTAATCTCTCTAAGTTTTGCTACCTTATTTAACCCCCTTACATTCCAAAATACAATCATTTATCAATaaaggggtttaccttagggccaTTCCATTCACCTAAGGTATTAAATCCATTATGACTAAAGATATGTTTAAAGCTATCATCAATGATCGTTTGCTTACCATTGTCACGCTTTCCATTCTTCACAACAGTCCATAGGCCCTTCTCTTCATAACGGACTTCAGTTCTTCCTTTGGGGCTCTCTGAACATGCTACTTCCATAACAGGGCTCTGCAGATTCTCATTTGTAGGGCTGATAACATCATTATGCTTTCTGCTAGGTTCACCTTCATTTCCTTTGTTGTCTGCTTTTGGTTTCCAAACTTGTACTATAGGTTTCTTCTCTGTGTTGCAAACATGCCTCACCTTTTGACACTTTTCACAGTACTTTGGTCGCCATTCATATTCAACTGCTTGTTTTCTTTTATTCCCCCCATAGTCCTTGATCACAATCTCTTCACATAGTTTTTGCGTAACATCCACCTCAATAAGAATGCGTGCATATGTGACTCTAAGCTTTCCAGCAGTGCATTCATCTGTGTATAGCGGGTTGCCAATGACACTACCAATTTTCCCCAAACTTTTCTCTCCCCAGAGGTGCAGCGGTAGCTGAGGCAGAGTTACCCAGATTGGCACAGTGTGTAGCATATCTCTCTCCATCGAGAAATCTGGCCTCCATTCCAATATCACCATGGGCATATTTTGAATCGTGTATGGCCCCTTCATCATCACCTCATCACGTTCTGTCTCTGTCTTGAACCTCATAATGAAGTAGCCTTCCTCGTTGTAGAACATTTCTGGAAGCGCCACAAATGACCACATCTTCCTCATATAGTTCTTTACAACATTCATACTCAGATTTCTTCCTATGGCGTACATGATTAACGCCGTATCCCAGTATCGGATTTCCAATTCCACATCTTCCAATTCAATTTCCACCTCTTTCATGCCATCCACAATCATCGGTGCCACAAACGAAATCACTTTTCCATTTGTGGTTTGACGATTACCACGAATAACATCAACCCATAGTTTCACATCGCTCTTCACCTCCTCGTTCTTTTTGTTCTCACTCAGATTGGCAAATTAGGGTTTGATGTGCACTTCAGAGTTTCGCTCTCATTCTCTGAATCTTCCTCCACTACACCATCAATTATTGCATCATTTGATGCCACAACAATCTCCTCCGTAACCCTCGCCGCCACACCCTCGCCGGAGCTGCCTATCACCGGTGAACATGAAACCTTCTTTGGTGGTCGTCCTCGCTTGCGTGCCATCACTCTCTTAAATTCCCTATAGAGTTAAGATTTTAATatattacaattattattattattattattattattattatgtaaatTCTATTACAAATTCATGTGAATTGTTGAGaaatatttgaaaattaaattcaaCTGTATAGGTATTTGagatatattttaaacaaaatacatagttgttatttattaattattttcttttaaaaagcgGTATGAAATATTGAAATGGATTTGAGATAAGTTTTTATTCCGTATATATACTTTAAAGAGAATTTTAAACATAAtccataattattatttaaaaaaaatatattaaatataatattaaatttgttCATGATTGatatagttttaaaattttatctttaaaaaagaaaatttatttaatatttttaaataatatgtaaTATAACTTATAGAAATAGAAATAAATGTAACATAATTaagaatataaataataaattaaataattaattgagttGAATAATTAAGAATGGTGACCATAATAATTATTAGTTTAATATATAAAGTGTAAATGTAAATATAGATATAAAGTTACGTATTATCACTGTAGTTTATGTTGTGGGACCAACCATGACACATAATAAGTCCCGATAGCACATCTTAGACTGTGTACAATGATTTAGTTATTCAACACCATACTTGTTCACTTTTTATGTTCCACATCATCTTTTCTCTCTTCCACATCCattcaacacacattcaaattttactcactacaattgttttatttaataaaattcagcaccctaccccactacttttatttcttattcttattttcttttatatatttgtttttatgattatatatttctaCATCTCAATTATCAAttgaaactaaattaaaataattaagatttaaatattttattttaattttttttctaatttagtaatttatttaatttttttctttcaattttatatttttaattttttttcttgcaagtaataaataagaaatgtagaaatagttattattaaaatagataaaattacaaaaaaaactaaaaatataatacaatatactaaacacacaacacacttaaaatgaaacacacataatttaattagtagaatttTGGGTGTTAAAAAGATTATTGTTGGGATCCATTTAACTGCAAAGATGTCTAGAGCTACAAACAAGAACTTTTTGAaggctaaatagaaaaaattgagagaaaaaagtgaattttttgtgtgtgtccaaatcaaatgaaacaAGTATCTATTAATagacaaaaaaaatgatgaattttggtgaaaataaaaataaataaaaaattaatttactaaaaaataatttacattaaataattattatgaaataaaaatctaaacatacacaacaaccaataatattTTGTCACATACTTTAGGTGGCCCCAACTCTTTtcttattcaacatgttgaaagtattcaacaccaattaatccacatcacattaaacacatgattcaacacaccattgtggctattcaactattgaataaattattcaaCACCCCATTGTAAATGATCTTAATATTTACAAATACTTTtaattttgagaatttctttacccacctcctaaccttcttagtcacctctggcgaatttaccaaaataccctttgtttcggaaatacatttccgaaaacgtatttttgttgaaaaaaaagtgttttcggaaatgtatctccgaaaacgtgttttttttatgaaaaaaattgatttcggaaatgcatctctgaaataaagttgttttccaaaaaattggtgtattcggaagttcatctctgaattcacccccttggaagaattcggaaatgcacttccgaaataaggtctggacataagaaaaataacaaacaacaacgattcgctttatttaatcggatgaagattacatcgatcacattacataagattaaagttacatattattgaacacgggtaggtgaggatgagtcaacattttgataacgtcgtcccccgatctttgaagttttgcgtccaactcgatcgggcccttcgaagaaaatcggtcgaaagttgtccacaaaacctccaaatcttcgtcgttcttgatctcaacaggtgtgaactcaacgtctccgtcgtcgttaagcgatggcgagcggtactcgagcttgacaacctttcgattttctggattttgcaatagcgtgttgagcgacgttatcaactctgCAAAcgacgtgtcgcgcgagaagcggagttggaacgacatcgggtagccagtggtgaagtagacgaatgctaggtgggggtaggtttgtgtcatttgtgttttctggtgtgaagaggatgaagaagagtgtgttgtatttatagacttattggagcaatgatggcccaacaaaccttatcctgctcagtggtcttttcggaaatgaacttctgaaaattGGCTGAAAACAAGtatatttcagaagttcattttcgaattatgcagaaacagaggtgaattttgcattttgttgattgcttagtgttttgtgtaaaaaataccaaaagcattcaaaatagacataaattagacaatgatgacataaaacatacttatattatatatatatatatatatatatattgaatcggtccgattttacatgataaacgaTAATACATATAAAAACGGTGTCGtcggacgttcggaagcttgacacatatttgtCCGTTAATGATAAACGACCATTtactttgtcctcggacgttcggaagcttgacacatatttgttatcgcctaataatttcaaaagttgttgcatttccgaccgagggtccattttcaaaactttgagattgtgtcgttcattgtaaacttgtttAATATTTGAAAGGTTATCCGGTTTTTTCcatttcaaatcggcaagtatgttgcgaggcgccactctAACTATCGATAAATCCGAAATCACAATCCTCTCTtcacgggacaaacgacacgccattggatgcccgtgtaacttggcatccaaggcatgattatgaactccacaaatgacgcttaaacgccacaaatcatcaaccctccgagtcgcacgcaacttaaacggacacctgcactttctcgatcccgtgtcttcgtgttttagaaCCCGGTTTTattgtacataactcccaccccgttcgtaattcaaaacaacgaaaaatTTCctcctactatttccattgtcggaccttaaaataacaattccaaatccaagtttactagcttcgttacgaacccaatcaatcaattgttcgcgactagcgaagctccgatcatttgtaaattgttgccgaacatcaaccgcatcGATCATCGATTTAACGTCGATACCCGGATCGCTACTAACGTTGACAACTTCCGCTTTAGCTACTACGTCATCGTGCACAatattgtccggatgcaccatacctaacatatgaaaaaattagcaaaattggccaaaactgtttttttaactgccagggcttatttcagaagtacatttccgaaatttgttaggtaacatatttcgaaaatgaacttccgaaccatcgcaggtttCAGCAGAAAATTCATCAACCAatatagtgaaataggggatgaaatgagagatgtttacctcaaattgtatatgcagatttattttcggaaatgaacttccgaaagattccctttttt encodes:
- the LOC131651258 gene encoding uncharacterized protein LOC131651258; translated protein: MIVDGMKEVEIELEDVELEIRYWDTALIMYAIGRNLSMNVVKNYMRKMWSFVALPEMFYNEEGYFIMRFKTETERDEVMMKGPYTIQNMPMVILEWRPDFSMERDMLHTVPIWVTLPQLPLHLWGEKSLGKIGSVIGNPLYTDECTAGKLRVTYARILIEVDVTQKLCEEIVIKDYGGNKRKQAVEYEWRPKYCEKCQKVRHVCNTEKKPIVQVWKPKADNKGNEGEPSRKHNDVISPTNENLQSPVMEVACSESPKGRTEVRYEEKGLWTVVKNGKRDNETIVKSGKADNCRKRLGNNWNVINNYKHHDNGRIWIVWDPKRVNLEEITMTEQMIHCRMYNVRGVQDRIGGKEVKEHEFKDLRDMMEETGLFDIERQGDKFTWFNKHTQDPIYSCIDRVLGNIEWIQQNHNKTVHTMEPGISDHALIYIKDDAVRKKARKCFRFLNAVTSMNGYQEAITKSWHRHVKGSQHKHLWNKLIRLKAVVRGLGKPLIGIKRQIDQCREKLTIAHNDRIE